In one window of Prionailurus bengalensis isolate Pbe53 chromosome B3, Fcat_Pben_1.1_paternal_pri, whole genome shotgun sequence DNA:
- the LOC122467902 gene encoding olfactory receptor 4Q3 — MKKRNDSKVTEFVLLGLSSSWELQLFLFLIFLFFYMTVVLGNLLIIVTVRADAHLLQSPMYYFLGHLSFIDLCLSCVTVPKMLGDFLQQDKIISFSGCLAQIYFLHFLGASEMFLLTVMAYDRYVAICNPLHYLTVMNRQLCFQLVFACWCGGFIHSITQVTLVIQLPFCGPIELDNFYCDVPQVIKLACTDTYVVEVLMVSNSGLLSLVCFLVLLFSYAIILITVRTRFRQGHSKALSTCASHLTVVSLIFVPCVFIYLRPFCSFSVDKVFSVFYTVITPMLNPLIYTLRNAEMKTVMKKLRKKHVASFCHVKG, encoded by the coding sequence atgaaaaaaagaaatgattctaaAGTGACAGAATTTGTTCTTCTGGGCCTATCATCCTCTTGGGAGCTACAGCTATTTctcttcttaatatttttgtttttttacatgaCTGTTGTTTTGGGAAACCTCTTGATAATTGTAACAGTGCGAGCTGATGCTCACCTGCTCCAATCTCCTATGTACTATTTTTTGGGCCATCTGTCCTTCATTGACCTATGCCTGAGCTGTGTTACCGTGCCCAAGATGTTAGGAGATTTCCTACAGCAAGACAAGATCATCTCTTTTTCAGGATGCTTGGCCCAGATCTACTTCCTGCACTTTCTGGGAGCCAGTGAGATGTTTCTGCTGACAGTCATGGCCTATGATAGGTATGTTGCCATATGTAATCCTTTGCACTACTTGACAGTCATGAATCGTCAGCTATGCTTTCAGTTGGTTTTTGCCTGTTGGTGTGGGGGTTTCATCCATTCTATCACACAGGTCACGCTGGTCATACAGCTGCCCTTCTGTGGTCCCATTGAACTGGACAACTTCTACTGTGATGTCCCACAGGTCATCAAGCTAGCGTGCACGGACACATATGTAGTAGAGGTGCTGATGGTCTCAAACAGTGGTCTGTTATCTCTCGTCTGCTTTTTGGTCTTGCTGTTCTCTTATGCCATCATCCTCATCACTGTGAGAACTCGCTTCCGTCAGGGCCACAGCAAGGCACTCTCTACCTGTGCCTCCCACCTAACAGTGGTCAGCCTGATCTTTGTGCCATGTGTATTCATCTACCTGAGGCCTTTCTGCAGCTTCTCCGTGGATAAGGTATTCTCTGTCTTTTACACAGTGATCACACCTATGTTGAATCCTCTCATCTATACACTCAGAAATGCTGAAATGAAGACTGTcatgaagaagctgagaaaaaagcATGTGGCATCCTTCTGCCATGTTAAAGGATGA
- the LOC122467903 gene encoding olfactory receptor 11H2-like — protein sequence MNISGSGSSSESVREFILLGFPCSREIQVILFMFFSIIYLLTLMGNGAIICAVFWDQHLHTPMYILLGNFAFLEIWYVNSTVPNTLIDFLSETKTISFTGCFLQLYFFFSMGSTECFFLSAMAFDRYFAICHPLHYATVMTRQQSFNLAISCWVCGFLWYLVPVILISQLPFCGPNAIDHFVCDSGPLLTLSCAPAPVSKLISYTLSSLIILLSFFFILISYALVLLAVVQLPSASSRHKAFSTCGSHLSVVLLFYGTIMVMHVSPGSSHSTLMPKIMTLFYAMVTPLFNPLIYSLRNKEMKNALWKVL from the coding sequence ATGAACATCTCTGGATCAGGATCCTCTTCTGAGTCAGTGAGAGAATTCATCCTTCTGGGTTTTCCCTGCAGCAGGGAGATTCAGGTCATCCTGTTTATGTTCTTCTCCATCATCTACCTCCTGACTCTCATGGGAAATGGAGCCATTATCTGTGCTGTTTTTTGGGATCAACatctccacacccccatgtacatCCTGCTTGGGAATTTTGCATTCCTGGAGATCTGGTATGTCAACTCCACTGTTCCAAACACACTGATCGACTTCCTCTCAGAGACCAAGACCATCTCTTTCACTGGATGCTtccttcaattatattttttcttttccatgggCTCCACTGAGTGCTTCTTTCTCTCAGCAATGGCCTTTGATCGCTATTTTGCCATCTGTCATCCTCTGCATTATGCCACAGTTATGACCAGACAACAGTCTTTCAACCTAGCAATTTCCTGTTGGGTATGTGGCTTTCTCTGGTATCTGGTACCTGTTATTCTCATCTCCCAACTGCCTTTCTGTGGTCCTAATGCAATTGACCACTTTGTATGTGACTCAGGCCCACTGCTGACCCTTTCATGTGCTCCTGCCCCCGTGTCCAAGCTCATCAGCTATACCCTAAGCTCCCTCATCATCCTCCTTAGCTTTTTCTTCATCCTCATCTCCTATGCCCTGGTTCTACTTGCTGTGGTTCAGTTGCCCTCAGCATCCAGTCGGCATAAGGCCTTTTCAACATGTGGATCCCATTTGTCCGTGGTGCTGTTATTCTACGGGACGATTATGGTGATGCATGTGAGCCCTGGATCCAGCCATTCTACCCTGATGCCAAAGATCATGACCTTGTTCTATGCAATGGTGACTCCACTCTTCAACCCTTTGATTTACAGTCTTaggaataaggaaatgaaaaatgctctctggaaagttctg
- the LOC122468056 gene encoding olfactory receptor 11H12-like produces MNVSEPYSSFASVREFILLGFSCEWKIQILLFSLFTTMYALTVTGNGAIVCALWCEWRLHIPMYRFLGNFSFLEIWYVSSTVPKMLVNFLSDKKAISFAGCFLQFYFFFSLGTSECFLLAVMAFDRYLAICRPLHYPNIMTGHFCTKLVIICWVCGFLWFVIPIVFISQMPFCGPNIIDHVVCDPGPLFALACASAPTTQQLCYTLSSLVIFGNFLFILGSYTLVLLAVLRMPSATGRHKAFSTCGSHLAVVSLFYGSLMVMYVSPRLRHSAGIQKVATLFYAMVTPLFNPLIYSLRNKEIKAALRKVLGHLNIIQDTLDDPSIIRSV; encoded by the coding sequence ATGAATGTCTCTGAGCCATATTCCAGCTTTGCTTCTGTAAGAGAATTTATACTCTTAGGTTTTTCCTGTGAGTGGAAAATTCAGATCCTCCTATTTTCACTCTTTACTACAATGTATGCTTTGACTGTAACAGGGAACGGGGCCATTGTCTGTGCTCTGTGGTGTGAATGGAGACTCCACATCCCCATGTACAGATTCCTGGGGAATTTCTCCTTTCTAGAGATCTGGTATGTCTCTTCTACAGTCCCCAAGATGTTGGTCAACTTCCTCTCAGATAAAAAGGCCATCTCATTTGCTGGATGTTTcctccaattttatttctttttctctttgggaaCATCTGAATGTTTCCTCTTGGCCGTCATGGCCTTTGATCGGTACCTTGCTATCTGCCGTCCCTTGCACTACCCTAATATCATGACTGGGCATTTCTGTACCAAACTGGTCATTATCTGCTGGGTTTGTGGATTTCTGTGGTTCGTGATCCCCATTGTATTCATCTCTCAGATGCCCTTCTGTGGTCCGAACATTATTGACCATGTTGTGTGTGACCCAGGGCCACTGTTTGCATTGGCATGTGCCTCTGCCCCAACAACCCAACAGCTTTGCTACACTCTAAGCTCGTTAGTTATCTTTGGTAACTTCCTCTTCATCCTTGGATCCTATACGCTTGTCTTATTAGCTGTGTTGCGTATGCCTTCTGCCACTGGGAGACATAAGGCCTTCTCTACCTGTGGGTCTCATTTGGCTGTGGTATCACTCTTCTATGGCTCCTTGATGGTCATGTATGTGAGCCCTAGACTCAGACATTCTGCTGGTATACAGAAAGTCGCAACTTTGTTCTATGCTATGGTAACCCCACTCTTCAACCCCCTCATCTATAGCCTCCGGAATAAGGAGATAAAGGCAGCCCTGAGGAAAGTTCTGGGGCATCTCAACATAATCCAAGATACACTTGATGATCCCTCCATTATCAGGTCAGTATAG